One Baekduia alba genomic window, GCTCGCGCGAGGAGCAGCTCGCCATCCACCGCGCGCACGCCGAGCTGCTCCTGGCGCGCGGCGAGCGCGAGGAGGCGACCGAGGCGCTGCTGCGCGCGCACATGCCCGACCGCGCGGCGAGCGCCGCCGAGGACGTCATCCACGCGGTCGTCGAGCGCCACGACCTCGAGCAGGCGACGCGCTGGCTCGACGCGTTCGGCGGCGACCGCGTGCGCCGCTCCGAGCGGCTCATGGCCGCCGAGCTGCTCGTCGCCGTCGGCACGGAGCGCTACGGCGACGGCGCCGCGATCGCCGACCGGCTGCGGGCCCGGCGCCGGTCCGGCGATCCTCCGTTGGAGGCGCGCCTGGCCTGCTTCATCGCCTGGTGCTACATGATGGTCGTCCGCTTCGACGACGGGCTGGCCGTGCTCGACGACGCCGTGCCGGGGCCGGAGGTCGACATCGCCCGCTCGGTCCTGCTGACCGAGCTGCCGGGCGGGCACTACGCGCAGCTCGCGCCGCCCTCGGGCGGGCCGGTCGACGCGCTGCTGCAGCGCTCGTACTGGGCCTACGGGCGGCTGACCCGCCTGCTCGCCGAGCCGCCGTCGCCGTGGGCGGCGGCCGTCAACAAGCCGTGGCGGGTGGCGGCGCTGCGCGCGCTGGGCCGCCTGCCCGAGGCGCTGGCGCTCTACGAGGAGTCGATGGCCTCGGGCTGGGGGTCGACCTGGCTGACGGCGTCGGTCCACATGGAGGTGATGGCCGAGCTCGGCCGGGCCGACGAGGCGTGGCAGGTCTACGCCGAGCGGCGGCCGTCGCTGGAGGCGACGGGCTCGCACCGGCTCGTGCTGTTCGCCGACACGCTGGAGGCCAAGCTCGCGCTGCGCGTGGACCGCGACCTCGAGCGCGCCCGCGCGGCGCTCGACCGCATGGCCGCCGACCCGGCGACCCAGCAGATCGTCATCGTCCGCGAGCAGATGCTGCTGTGGCAGGGCCTCAGGCTGCTGCTCAGCGGTGAGGACGACGCAGCGGCGTTGGCCTCGCTCACGACCGCCGTGGCGCTCATGGCCGGCGCCGACCGCATCCTCGAGCTGCCGAGCGCGGCGGTCTACCTGAGCGAGGCCCAGTGGCGTACGGGCGACCCCGAGGCCGCCGACCGCGCCGCCGACCTGGCCCTCGACGCGGCGCGGCGCCAGGGCTCGCACCACTCCATGCTCAAGGCCCTCGCGGACTTCCCGGCGGTCGCGTCGCGGCGGCTGGACAGCGGGCCGAGCGACGACGCCGCTTGGCGTGACCTCGGCCGCGCGCTGCTGCAGGGGCCGGCCGCGAGCGGCGCGGGACGGCCGTCGGCTCCGCGGCGACGCGGCGTCGTGATCGGCGACCTCGGCCGGCGCGTGCTGCTGGTCGACGGGCGCGAGACGCGACCGCGCATCGCCAAGAGCATCGACCTGCTGGCCTTCCTCGCAACGCGGTCCGACCAGAGCGCCGGCCGCGCGCAGCTGCTCGACGTGCTCTTCGACGGCCGCGCCGACGACTCGTCGCGCGCGTACCTGCGCCAGGCGCTGAGCCGCGCGCGCGAGGTGCTCCCTCCGCCCTACGCGCTGAGCTCGGAGAACGGGACGGTCGCGGTGACCGGCGGCGCGCTGGTCAGCGACTCCACCGAGCTGCTCACGGCGCTCGACACGGCGGCGAGCCTGGAGGGCCCCGCGGCGCTGGCGGGGCTGCGGGTGGCGCTGGCCGACCACGGCGAGCGCGAGCTGCTGCCTGGCGGCGAGACCGAGTGGATCGCGGAGCGCCGGCGGCGGCTGGCGGCGGCCGTCGTCGACGCGCGGCTGCGGGCCGGCACGATCGCGCACGACCTCGGCGAGTACGCCGACGCCGAGTCCTACGCCAAGGCGGTCCTGCGCGACGACCCCTACCGCGAGCAGGCGTGGCGGCTGCTGATGCGCGCCCGCTCCGCGATGGGCGACGACGACGGGATGCTGCGCGCCTACCAGGGCTGCCGCGAGGCGCTGGGCGCGCTCGACGCGGAGCCGGCCCGGTCCACGCAGCAGCTGCTCGAGCAGCTGCGGCGCTGAGGTGCCTCCGATCGTGGACTTGATTCTGCATAGAAGAATCGCGTACGGTCTCGCGGAACATGCTGTTGACCGTCGCGATCTTCCCAGGCGCCCACTCCGTCCCCGTCTACCAGGCGTTGGAGGCCGGCCACTTCGCCACCGCGGGCCTCGACGTCACGGTCCGCGAGGTCACGTCCTCCAGCGAGCAGCTCGCCCGGTGGGACCGCGGCGCCCTGCACGCGGTCCACACCTCGGCCGACCACTTCGTCCGCGGCCCGCGGCCGGTCGCCGCACGCCTGCTGCGCGTCGAGCCGGTCGGCGAGCTCGTCGTGCACACCCGGCCCGGCGTCGCACCGGGCGAGGACGCGACCTCGCTGCGCTGGGGCGTCGACGACCCCGACAGCGGCTTCGCGTTCGTGCTGCGCGCGATCGTGGAGGCGCGCCTCGGCACCGCGCCGGCGGCGGCGTCGCTCGTCACGACCGGCGGCACGCTCCAGCGCCTCGAGGCGCTGCGCGAGGGTCGCGTGGACGGCGCGACGCTGCACAGCCCGTTCGACGTGATCGCCGCGCGCGCCGGGCTCCCGCGCCTCGGCGGCCACCTCGAGGTCGCGCCCGACCTCGTGACCAACGCCTGCTTCGTCCGCGCCGACCTCGGCGTCGCCGACGCCTACGACGCCGCCCTGGAGGCCGGCCGCCAGGACGTGCTCCGCGGGGGCCCGGACCGGGCGGCGGCGCTCCTGGCCGGCCGCGGCCTGGCCGCCGACCGCGCGACCGCCGCCGCCCGAGGCATCTTCACCGACCTCGGGCTGCCGGCCGACCCGCGCCCGACCCGCGCGGGCCTGGACGCCGTGGCACGCCTGCGCCGGCGCTTCGATCCCGGCTTCGAGCCGGATCCGGTGCTGCTCGATGCGCTCCTCGCTCGTTGACGCGCCGAGCCGCGTGCGGCTCGCCGACGTCGTCGCGGTCGTCACCTACGACACCTACATGTCGGTCCTCCCCTACGCGCTGGCGTGCGGCGGCGACCGACCGCTGCGGCTGACGGTCTTCTCCTACGTGCCGCAGATCATGACGCGGTCGTTCGCGTCGATGGCGGGCTACCTGTTCACGATCGAGCGGCTCAGCGCCGAGGTGCGCGAGGTCGAGCTGGCCGCCAACGCGATGCTGCCCGCCGGCTGCTCGGTGCGCTTCGTCGGCGGCGGCTTCAGCCCGCGGCGCCAGCTCCACGCGCTGGTGGTCGCCGCGGCGCCGGACGTCGTCGTCACGAGCGACCGGCACCCTCTGATGCTGCGCTGCGTCCGCGCCGCGGCGCGGCGCCGCAGCGCGGTCTTCGTCGCCGGGCCGCAGCGCACGACCGACGGCGGCCGCACGGGACCCGTGGAACGACCCATCTAGGCCGCTTTGGCCGCCATCCCGGCATCGACGGGCAGCACCGCGCCCGTGACCCAGCGCGCCGCGTCGGACGTCAGCCACACCACCGCCGCGGACACGTCGGCGGGCGCGACGAAGCCTGGGCGCAGGAGGACCTGCCCGGCGAGGGCGGCCTCCAGCGTGGCGCGCGTGCCCTCGCCGGCGGCCGCGCCGCTGAAGAGGTCGAGCGTCGCCTGGTTGGTCACCATCGGCGTGTCGACCGCGCCGGGGCAGACGGCGTTGACCCGCACGCCGGCGGCGCCGACCTCGTTGGCGATCGTGCGCGTCAGCCCGATCGCGCCGTGCTTGGCCGCCACGTAGGCCGCCATCCCCGGCTGGCCCTTCAGCCCGCCGATCGAGGAGATGACGACGATCGAGCCGCCGCCGGCGGCCAGCAGCGCGGGCAGCGCGACCTTGCAGGTCAGCCACACGCCCTTGAGGTTGACCGCGAGCACGCGATCCCAGTCCTCCTCGCTCAGCTCCCAGCTCGGACCCGGCCGCCCGACGATGCCGGCGTTGGCCACGACCGCGTCGAGCCGGCCGAGCTCCGCCACCGCCCGCTCGACGAGCGCCCGCAGCGCCGCCTCGTCGGTGACGTCCGCCACGCCGGCGACGCAGCGGCGGCCGAGCGCTCGGACGGCGCCGGCGGTCTCCTCCAGGTCGGCGGACGTGCTCAGCGCGTACGGCGCCGAGGGGTCCGCGCCGTCGGCCAGGTCGCAGATCACGAGATCGGCGCCGGCCTCGGCGAGCGCGAGCGCGTGCGCGCGGCCCTGGCCGCGCGCCGCGCCGGTGACGAAGGCCACGCGGCCCATCAGTTCGGTCATGGGCGCGAGCATAGGATTCTGCTGTGGAGAATGCAATTGCGGATATCCGCCAGACGCCTGGAGCGCGAGCGCCGGAGAACCCGCGCCAACCGCCCGGCGCGACGATTCGGCTCGGGGCGAAACATCGGCGCCATAGCGTCGGGGCATGGAAGATCGGACGCAGCGACATGACTCCGGACGACGAGATGGCGGAGGCCTTGCAGGACGTTGGCCGCAGCTGCTGGCGACGAGCCTCGGGTTCGCCGTCGTGCAGCTCGACGTCAGCGTCGTCAACGTCGCGATCAAGCCGATCGGCGCCTCGTTGGGTGGTGGGACCAGCGCGCTGCAGTGGGTGATCAACGCCTACACCGTGGTCTTCGCGGCGCTGATCCTGACCGCCGGCGCGCTGGGGGACCGGATCGGCGCCCGGCGGGTGTTCGTCGCCGGCTTCGCGGTCTTCACCGCCGCGTCGGCGGCCTGCGGGCTCGCGCCCAGCCTCGGCGCCCTCGTCGCCGCCCGCGCCGTTCAGGGCGCCGGGGCCGCCGCGCTCGTGCCGTGCTCGCTGGCGCTGCTCAACCACAGCTTCCCGGCCGCGCAGGACCGCGCCAAGGCCGTCGGCCTGTGGGCGGCCGGCGCCAGCGTCGCGCTGTCGGGCGGACCGCTGGTCGGCGGCGTCCTCACGCAGACGCTGGGCTGGCGGGCGATCTTCTTCATCAACGTCCCGATCGGCCTCGCCGCGATCGGGCTCACCGTCCGGCGCGTCGCCGAGACGCCGCGCGGCGCCGACCGCGTGGTCGACCTCGTCGGCCAGCTCGCGGCGATCACGACGCTCGCGGTGCTCGCCGCCGCGATGATCGAAGGCGGTGTGCGCGGGTTCGCCGACCCGGCCGTCCTGGCGGGGTTCGTCGTGGCGTTCGCCGCGGGCGCGGCGTTCGTGACCGTCGAGCGCGTGCGCGCCCGACCGATGCTCCCGCTGGCGCTGTTTCGCTCCGCGACGTTCAGCGCGACCTCGGCGATCGGGTTCATCATCAACATTGCGTTCTACGGGTTGATCTTCGTGCTCAGCCTCTGGTTCCAGGACCAGCGCGGCTTCACCGCGCTGCAGACCGGTCTGGCGTTCGCCCCCAGCACGATCGCGGTCCTGGCCGGGAACCTGCTCGCCGGGCGGACCGCGGCGAGGGTCGGCCCGGCCAGGGTGATCGTCGCGGGCAGCCTCCTGGTCAGCGCCGGCCTGGCCGCGCTGCTGGTGATCGGGCCCGACACGCCGTATCCGGCGATCGTCGGCCAGCTCGTCGCGATCGGCCTGGGGCTGGGGTTCGTCGTGCCGGTCATGACCGCGTCGCTGCTCGGCAGCGTCGACCCGTCGCTCTCCGGGGTCGCCTCGGGCACCCTGAACACCGCGCGCCAGACCGGCAGCGTGATCGGCGTCGCGCTCTTCGGCGCCC contains:
- a CDS encoding BTAD domain-containing putative transcriptional regulator; translated protein: MIIRTKLKPPGGPTRFVPRPRVDELLRGLIDRHQIVWIAATAGSGKTTAVVEAARGAGRPLAWLTLDQTERAPGRLLAYLAAALAPHVPDAEELVQSTLQLGTPHQEVAGLLADALPEEPLLVVVDQVEHLADAAGGRRVLSALIRYAPSAARFVLVSRAEVELDLGSASWTGGVAAVGERDLAFDADEAAEALRAVGGAAIDPETAVRVTGGWVTGVLFESWRAADHVYGSGGEADPLHGYLAQHIMSTLAPAEHELLVRAAVLRAVDADAAEALGVAHAGALLASLRGKHLPVIWEGGGAVLQPHPRFREYLLTLLGRRSREEQLAIHRAHAELLLARGEREEATEALLRAHMPDRAASAAEDVIHAVVERHDLEQATRWLDAFGGDRVRRSERLMAAELLVAVGTERYGDGAAIADRLRARRRSGDPPLEARLACFIAWCYMMVVRFDDGLAVLDDAVPGPEVDIARSVLLTELPGGHYAQLAPPSGGPVDALLQRSYWAYGRLTRLLAEPPSPWAAAVNKPWRVAALRALGRLPEALALYEESMASGWGSTWLTASVHMEVMAELGRADEAWQVYAERRPSLEATGSHRLVLFADTLEAKLALRVDRDLERARAALDRMAADPATQQIVIVREQMLLWQGLRLLLSGEDDAAALASLTTAVALMAGADRILELPSAAVYLSEAQWRTGDPEAADRAADLALDAARRQGSHHSMLKALADFPAVASRRLDSGPSDDAAWRDLGRALLQGPAASGAGRPSAPRRRGVVIGDLGRRVLLVDGRETRPRIAKSIDLLAFLATRSDQSAGRAQLLDVLFDGRADDSSRAYLRQALSRAREVLPPPYALSSENGTVAVTGGALVSDSTELLTALDTAASLEGPAALAGLRVALADHGERELLPGGETEWIAERRRRLAAAVVDARLRAGTIAHDLGEYADAESYAKAVLRDDPYREQAWRLLMRARSAMGDDDGMLRAYQGCREALGALDAEPARSTQQLLEQLRR
- a CDS encoding mycofactocin-coupled SDR family oxidoreductase translates to MTELMGRVAFVTGAARGQGRAHALALAEAGADLVICDLADGADPSAPYALSTSADLEETAGAVRALGRRCVAGVADVTDEAALRALVERAVAELGRLDAVVANAGIVGRPGPSWELSEEDWDRVLAVNLKGVWLTCKVALPALLAAGGGSIVVISSIGGLKGQPGMAAYVAAKHGAIGLTRTIANEVGAAGVRVNAVCPGAVDTPMVTNQATLDLFSGAAAGEGTRATLEAALAGQVLLRPGFVAPADVSAAVVWLTSDAARWVTGAVLPVDAGMAAKAA
- a CDS encoding MFS transporter, producing the protein MEDRTQRHDSGRRDGGGLAGRWPQLLATSLGFAVVQLDVSVVNVAIKPIGASLGGGTSALQWVINAYTVVFAALILTAGALGDRIGARRVFVAGFAVFTAASAACGLAPSLGALVAARAVQGAGAAALVPCSLALLNHSFPAAQDRAKAVGLWAAGASVALSGGPLVGGVLTQTLGWRAIFFINVPIGLAAIGLTVRRVAETPRGADRVVDLVGQLAAITTLAVLAAAMIEGGVRGFADPAVLAGFVVAFAAGAAFVTVERVRARPMLPLALFRSATFSATSAIGFIINIAFYGLIFVLSLWFQDQRGFTALQTGLAFAPSTIAVLAGNLLAGRTAARVGPARVIVAGSLLVSAGLAALLVIGPDTPYPAIVGQLVAIGLGLGFVVPVMTASLLGSVDPSLSGVASGTLNTARQTGSVIGVALFGALASSDRVGGLHVALVISIVLALTAAVVARRVEPARVPQKA